The proteins below are encoded in one region of Deinococcus aquaedulcis:
- a CDS encoding fumarylacetoacetate hydrolase family protein, whose translation MQLIRMTWQGQPCWGELDGERVHLRAGMLGARTGQTAPYDPATLLAPAEPTKIVCVGRNYLDHIRELGNDKGDLPTEPGIFLKGPNALAEPGGAVHKPDWTQNFHFEGELAVVMGQRARHLSEEAALGAVAGYTCALDLTARDLQKTDLQWFRAKAADRFCPLGPHLVTGLDPADLRVQTRVNGEVRQDSRTRHMIFPLPQILAYVTRYVTLEPGDVVLTGTPEGVGPLQAGDVVEVEVEGVGVLRTPIV comes from the coding sequence ACCTGCGCGCTGGCATGCTGGGCGCACGCACCGGGCAGACCGCCCCCTACGACCCGGCCACCCTGCTGGCCCCCGCCGAGCCCACCAAGATCGTGTGTGTGGGCCGCAATTACCTGGACCACATCCGCGAACTGGGCAACGACAAGGGCGACCTGCCCACCGAGCCCGGCATTTTCCTGAAAGGCCCCAACGCCCTGGCCGAGCCCGGCGGCGCGGTGCACAAGCCCGACTGGACCCAGAACTTTCACTTTGAGGGCGAACTGGCGGTGGTGATGGGCCAGCGCGCCCGCCACCTGAGCGAAGAGGCGGCCCTGGGCGCCGTGGCCGGCTACACCTGCGCCCTGGACCTGACGGCGCGCGACCTGCAAAAGACGGACCTGCAGTGGTTCCGCGCCAAGGCTGCCGACCGCTTCTGCCCCCTGGGGCCGCACCTGGTCACTGGCCTGGACCCCGCCGACCTGCGCGTGCAGACCCGCGTCAACGGCGAGGTGCGCCAGGACAGCCGCACGCGCCACATGATCTTCCCGCTGCCCCAGATTCTGGCGTACGTAACGCGCTACGTGACCCTGGAGCCCGGTGATGTGGTGCTCACCGGCACCCCGGAGGGCGTGGGCCCGCTGCAGGCTGGCGACGTGGTGGAGGTTGAAGTGGAAGGTGTAGGTGTGTTGCGCACCCCGATTGTTTAA